Proteins encoded by one window of Lepeophtheirus salmonis chromosome 3, UVic_Lsal_1.4, whole genome shotgun sequence:
- the LOC121115359 gene encoding LOW QUALITY PROTEIN: probable cytochrome P450 CYP44 (The sequence of the model RefSeq protein was modified relative to this genomic sequence to represent the inferred CDS: deleted 1 base in 1 codon) gives MSVRTTVIRSFLEIPGPPLLPWIGSSYEYFLGMYQRPKYHLALDAMYQKYGPICREKIGQKEIIHLFSPDDFQKIYSQEGKYPHVYPLQISSLTIEPERLIAKGLGYRLEEDWWKLRKNGQPAYLKPSQVKEHLPSVNKVAQGLANRISLHKNRLGEIENLNKEMGIWSFENTMKIGCGRYMNAFEEGTDGRKLAEELVNVNEIVFHESGMLKLSLPIYQYLWTPKSLYLRKKEVELIRLVNSFVQRALEDLKYMTTNNSLREKDFLFLRFLLGKSDLSLENVIALMIILLTDGLSTTVPVILFNLYSLAKNPSSQEKLYEEIQGVVKNDSDITTAHLKEMHYLKAFIKETFRLFPNGTEVSRVTDHDLILSGYEVPKGTLVDLNPGPANKSEEIYEDPLIHKPERWLRGKIPLESHPYQLLPFSKGTRMCVGRRLAEQDMNVVMITLLRQFRFEYPAEESVGQNYRNLLFPDRTMRVRFIPR, from the exons ATGTCGGTTAGAACTACAGTAATACGTTCGTTCTTGGAGATTCCTGGACCCCCGTTGTTACCATGGATTGGTTCGTCCTATGAATACTTCCTCGGCATGTATCAGCGACCCAAATACCATCTGGCTCTTGATGCTATGTATCAAAAGTATGGTCCAATTTGTCGTGAGAAAATCGGTCAAAAAGAGATCATACACCTGTTTAGTCCGgatgattttcaaaaa ATATATAGTCAGGAAGGAAAGTATCCTCATGTTTATCCACTTCAAATTTCTTCTCTGACTATTGAGCCTGAAAGATTGATTGCAAAGGGACTTGGATATAGGTTGGAAGAAGACTGGTGGAAACTACGAAAAAATGGGCAACCTGCCTATCTTAAGCCATCTCag gTAAAGGAACATTTACCAAGTGTGAATAAAGTAGCTCAAGGCCTTGCAAATAGAATATCTCTTCATAAAAATCGTTTAGGAgagattgaaaatttaaataaagaaatgggGATATGGTCCTTTGAGAACACAATGAAAATTGGATGTGGTAGATACATGAACGCCTTTGAGGAAGGAACTGACGGTCGAAAGTTAGCTGAGGAACTTGTTAAtgtaaatgaaattgtttttcac GAATCAGGTATGCTAAAGCTATCCCTCCCAATCTATCAATATTTATGGACCCCTAAAAGTCTTTATCTTCGAAAGAAAGAAGTTGAGCTCATCAGACTAGTTAATTCTTTTGTGCAAAGGGCACTAGAAGACTTGAAGTACATGACCACAAATAATTCATTAAGAGaaaaggattttctt tttttgagatttCTTCTTGGGAAATCAGATTTAAG TTTAGAAAATGTAATTGCTCTCATGATAATTCTTCTTACTGATGGATTGAGTACAACAGTTCcagttattttgtttaatttgtatTCCCTTGCTAAAAATCCGTCGAGTCAGGAGAAGCTCTACGAAGAAATACAAGGAGTCGTCAAGAATGATTCAGATATAACAACTGCACATTTGAAGGAAATGCATTACCTTAAAGCATTTATCAAAGAAACATTtag acTTTTTCCCAATGGAACCGAGGTCTCACGTGTAACAGACCATGATCTGATCTTATCCGGTTATGAAGTACCAAAGGGTACACTAGTAGATTTAAATCCTGGTCCCGCCAATAAGAGTGAAGAGATTTATGAGGATCCTCTAATTCACAAACCAGAGAGATGGCTGCGCGGAAAAATTCCGTTGGAAAGTCATCCATATCAACTTCTTCCTTTTAGTAAGGGAACACGAATGTGTGTTGGTCGAAg ACTCGCAGAACAGGACATGAATGTTGTCATGATCACACTCTTAAGACAATTCCGATTCGAGTATCCTGCAGAAGAATCTGTAGGTCAAAACTATAGGAATCTTTTATTTCCTGATCGTACTATGAGAGTTAGGTTTATtccaagataa
- the LOC139905004 gene encoding probable cytochrome P450 CYP44, with translation MSVRTTVIRSFLEIPGPPLLPWIGSSYEYFLGMYQRSKYHMALDAMYQKYGPICREKIGQKEIIHLFSPNDIQVIYSQEGKYPHVYPLQISTLTNEPERLISKGLGSRLEEDWWKLRKNGQPAYLKPPQVKEHLPSVNKVAQGLANRISLHKNCLGEIEDLNKEIGIWYFENTMKIGCERYMNAFKEGTEGRKLAEELVNINEIVFHESAMLKLSLPIYQYLWTPKSLYLRKKEVEFIRLAYSFVETALKDLKYMTENNSVREKEFLFLRFLLGKSDLSLANVITLIISLLTDGLSTTVPVLLFNLYSLAKNPSSQEKLYEEIQRVVKNDSDITTAHLKEMHYLKAFIKETLRLFPSGTEVSRVTDHDLILSGYEVPKGTRVDLNHGPINKSEEFYEDPLIHKPERWLRGKFPSNIHPYQYLPFSHGTRMCIGRRLAEQDMNVVMVTLLRQFRFEYPAEESVGQSYKNLLFPDRTIRVRFIPR, from the exons ATGTCGGTTAGAACTACAGTTATACGTTCATTCTTGGAGATTCCTGGACCCCCGTTGTTACCATGGATTGGTTCGTCCTATGAATACTTCCTCGGCATGTATCAACGATCCAAATACCATATGGCTCTTGATGCTATGTATCAAAAGTATGGTCCAATTTGTCGTGAGAAAATCGGTCAAAAAGAGATCATACACCTGTTTAGTCCAAATGATATTCAAGTA ATATATAGCCAGGAAGGGAAGTATCCTCATGTTTATCCACTTCAAATTTCTACTCTGACTAACGAACCTGAAAGATTGATCTCAAAGGGACTTGGAAGTAGGCTAGAAGAAGACTGgtggaaattaagaaaaaacggGCAGCCTGCTTATCTAAAGCCACCTCag GTAAAGGAACATTTACCAAGTGTGAATAAAGTAGCTCAAGGCCTTGCAAATAGAATATctcttcataaaaattgtttaggAGAGATTGaggatttaaataaagaaattgggATATGGTACTTCGAGAACACAATGAAAATTGGATGTGAAAGATATATGAACGCCTTTAAGGAAGGGACTGAAGGTCGAAAGTTAGCTGAGGAActtgttaatataaatgaaattgtttttcac GAATCAGCTATGCTAAAGCTATCCCTCCCAATCTATCAATATTTATGGACCCCTAAAAGTCTTTATCTTCGAAAGAAAGAAGTTGAGTTCATCAGACTTGCTTATTCTTTTGTTGAAACGGCACTAAAAGACTTGAAGTACATGACCGAAAATAATTCAGTAAGAGAGAAGGAATTCCTTTTTTTGAGATTTCTTCTTGGGAAATCAGATTTAAG TTTAGCAAATGTAATCACTCTCATAATATCGCTTCTTACTGATGGATTGAGTACAACAGTTCcagttcttttatttaatttgtattcccTTGCTAAAAATCCGTCGAGTCAGGAGAAGCTCTACGAAGAAATACAAAGAGTCGTCAAGAATGATTCAGATATAACAACTGCACATTTGAAGGAAATGCATTACCTTAAAgcatttataaaagaaacactCAG actatTTCCAAGTGGAACCGAGGTCTCACGTGTAACAGACCATGATTTGATCTTATCCGGTTATGAAGTACCAAAGGGTACCCGGGTAGATTTAAACCATGGTCCCATAAATAAGAGTGAAGAGTTTTATGAGGATCCTCTAATTCACAAACCAGAGCGATGGCTTCGTGGAAAATTCCCATCGAATATTCATCCATATCAATATCTTCCCTTTAGCCATGGAACACGAATGTGTATTGGTCGAAg aCTCGCAGAACAGGACATGAATGTTGTCATGGTCACACTCTTAAGACAATTCCGATTCGAGTATCCTGCAGAAGAATCTGTGGGTCAAAGCTATAAGAATCTTTTATTTCCTGACCGTACTATAAGAGTTAGGTTTATACCAcgataa